From a single Brassica oleracea var. oleracea cultivar TO1000 chromosome C5, BOL, whole genome shotgun sequence genomic region:
- the LOC106344066 gene encoding ubiquitin-conjugating enzyme 15 gives MTSSSAPSRKALSKIACNRLQKELTEWQLNPPTGFRHKVTDNLQKWTIDVTGAPGTLYANETYQLQVEFPVNYPMEAPQVIFVPPAPSHPHIYSNGHICLDILYDSWSPAMTVSSVCISILSMLSSSPAKERPADNDRYVKNCKNGRSPKETRWWFHDDKA, from the exons ATGACCAGCTCTTCCGCTCCCTCACGCAAG GCCTTAAGCAAGATCGCGTGCAATAGGTTGCAGAAAGAGCTTACCGAGTGGCAATTAAATCCTCCCACTGGATTTAGGCACAAAGTTACCGACAATCTTCAAAA ATGGACAATCGATGTGACCGGAGCTCCGGGGACGCTCTACGCGAACGAGACTTACCAGCTTCAGGTTGAATTTCCCGTTAATTACCCTATGGAAGCGCCCCAG GTTATTTTTGTTCCTCCGGCACCGTCACACCCACATATTTACAGCAATGGACATATTTGTTTGG ATATTCTATATGACTCGTGGTCACCTGCAATGACTGTGAGTTCCGTCTGCATCAGCATTCTCTCCATGCTATCAAGTTCACCTGCAAAG GAACGCCCCGCAGATAATGATCGTTACGTGAAGAATTGTAAGAACGGGAGGTCTCCTAAGGAGACGAGGTGGTGGTTCCATGACGACAAGGCTTGA